The Pseudosulfitobacter pseudonitzschiae genome includes a region encoding these proteins:
- a CDS encoding heavy metal translocating P-type ATPase translates to MTLHFDIDGMTCAGCAGRAERALAAIPGGQDARVNLATHSGQIDGVDAAVVRETLTKAGYPARTHDATLQVDNMTCGSCIGRVEAAALAVPGVLSAHANLADMTLHVTTLTGRDTSVLRRALEGAGYPATDMQTDDDTPQDHDRHNTASYRRRFLIAGALTLPVFLAEMGGHIYPPIHHLIARTIGMQTSHLLQMALTLAVLAGPGAGFFRRGIPGLLKARPDMDALVALGTSAAFVYSVVVTLMPAWLPVEARAVYFEAAAVIVTLILLGRWLEARAKGHTGDAVRKLMALAPDTAMVQRGDAYIETPLSEIVSGETLLARAGDRIATDGTVTAGSGHIDTAMLTGEPVPAFVTVGDAVSAGCINGTTPLHYTATRTGSDTMLARVVEMTREAQSARLPVQALINRVTAVFVPAVIVAATLTALVWLLAGDPTQALVAGVAVLIIACPCAMGLATPVSIMVGTGRAAELGVLFRQGDALQALQSVQVVAFDKTGTLTMGAPTLTDMAVMDGFARATLLPQVAAVEAQSEHPIARAIAVAAEGPRPAVSDITSTTGQGTSGIVEGVRLHIGNAAYMQAQGVDPAPLTARAEEWAATGATPVFVAQADRLAALIAVTDPIREGAAEAIAALKASGVTPALITGDVEATAQHVARQLGIAQVTAAVPPGGKVAALTALRDAHGPVAFVGDGINDAPALAAADVGLAVASASDIAIEAADVVLMSSNPDAVLRARAISTATLRNIRQNLVWAFGYNALLIPVAAGLLVPFGGPQLSPSLAAAAMALSSVFVVTNALRLRGQGESL, encoded by the coding sequence ATGACATTGCATTTTGACATAGACGGGATGACTTGCGCGGGTTGCGCAGGTCGTGCCGAACGCGCTCTGGCCGCCATTCCTGGCGGACAGGACGCTCGTGTGAACCTTGCCACCCACTCCGGTCAGATTGACGGCGTGGACGCGGCAGTGGTTCGCGAAACTCTCACCAAAGCGGGTTATCCCGCGCGCACCCATGATGCGACATTGCAGGTGGACAACATGACCTGCGGGTCATGTATTGGCCGCGTCGAGGCGGCGGCGTTGGCGGTGCCCGGCGTTTTGTCGGCCCATGCCAATCTGGCCGATATGACGCTGCATGTGACTACGCTGACGGGCCGCGACACGAGCGTGCTGCGTCGCGCGCTCGAGGGTGCGGGCTATCCCGCGACCGACATGCAGACGGACGACGATACACCCCAAGACCACGACCGCCACAACACCGCCAGCTACCGCCGTCGTTTCCTGATCGCCGGTGCGCTGACCCTGCCAGTGTTTCTGGCCGAAATGGGTGGGCACATCTATCCGCCGATCCACCACCTGATTGCACGCACCATCGGGATGCAAACCAGCCATCTGTTGCAGATGGCGCTGACGCTGGCGGTTCTGGCCGGTCCGGGTGCTGGCTTTTTCCGGCGCGGCATACCCGGTCTGCTGAAAGCGCGGCCTGATATGGACGCGCTGGTGGCGCTGGGGACCAGTGCGGCTTTTGTCTATTCCGTCGTGGTGACGCTGATGCCTGCATGGCTGCCAGTAGAAGCGCGGGCGGTTTATTTCGAGGCGGCAGCCGTTATTGTCACCCTAATCCTGCTGGGCCGTTGGCTTGAAGCGCGGGCCAAGGGCCATACCGGCGATGCAGTACGCAAGCTGATGGCGCTGGCCCCTGATACCGCAATGGTGCAGCGCGGCGACGCGTATATCGAAACCCCGCTGTCCGAGATTGTCAGCGGTGAGACCTTGCTGGCGCGGGCAGGCGACCGGATTGCCACTGACGGCACCGTGACCGCTGGCAGCGGCCACATCGACACTGCCATGCTGACCGGCGAACCGGTTCCGGCCTTTGTCACTGTGGGCGATGCGGTCAGTGCGGGGTGTATCAACGGCACCACACCGCTGCATTACACCGCCACGCGCACAGGCTCCGACACCATGCTGGCCCGCGTGGTCGAGATGACCCGCGAGGCGCAATCGGCGCGGTTGCCGGTGCAGGCGCTGATCAACCGTGTCACGGCAGTGTTTGTACCTGCAGTGATCGTGGCCGCGACGCTGACAGCCCTTGTCTGGCTGCTGGCGGGCGATCCGACACAGGCGCTGGTCGCGGGCGTGGCCGTGCTGATCATCGCCTGCCCTTGTGCGATGGGTTTGGCGACGCCGGTGTCGATCATGGTGGGCACAGGGCGAGCCGCCGAACTTGGCGTGCTGTTCCGTCAGGGCGATGCGCTGCAAGCATTGCAATCGGTGCAGGTGGTGGCCTTTGACAAAACCGGCACGCTGACGATGGGTGCGCCGACGCTGACTGATATGGCGGTAATGGACGGCTTTGCCCGCGCGACATTGTTGCCGCAGGTGGCGGCAGTCGAGGCACAGTCGGAACATCCCATCGCGCGCGCTATTGCCGTCGCCGCCGAGGGGCCGCGCCCGGCAGTCAGTGACATCACCAGCACCACCGGGCAGGGCACCTCGGGCATTGTGGAGGGCGTGCGTCTGCACATCGGTAACGCGGCTTATATGCAGGCCCAAGGCGTTGATCCCGCCCCGCTGACCGCCCGCGCCGAAGAATGGGCCGCGACCGGTGCCACGCCCGTTTTCGTGGCGCAGGCGGACCGGTTGGCCGCCCTGATCGCCGTCACCGATCCGATCCGCGAAGGTGCTGCCGAAGCCATCGCCGCGCTGAAAGCAAGCGGTGTCACCCCCGCCCTGATCACCGGTGACGTCGAAGCCACGGCACAGCACGTCGCCCGACAGCTTGGCATTGCGCAGGTCACCGCCGCCGTGCCACCAGGGGGCAAGGTCGCTGCCTTGACCGCACTGCGCGACGCCCACGGGCCAGTTGCTTTTGTCGGTGACGGCATCAACGACGCACCCGCGCTGGCGGCGGCTGACGTGGGGCTGGCTGTGGCCAGCGCATCAGATATCGCGATCGAGGCTGCCGATGTGGTGCTGATGTCGTCGAATCCCGACGCGGTACTGCGTGCCCGCGCCATCAGCACCGCCACGCTGCGCAATATCCGGCAGAACCTTGTCTGGGCCTTTGGCTATAATGCGCTTCTGATCCCCGTGGCGGCGGGCCTGCTGGTGCCTTTTGGCGGGCCACAACTGTCGCCCAGTCTGGCGGCGGCGGCGATGGCGCTCAGTTCGGTCTTTGTTGTCACCAACGCGCTGCGCCTGCGCGGACAGGGAGAAAGCCTGTGA
- a CDS encoding glycosyltransferase family 2 protein: MKICAITMVYRDYWALAQWYHHYTALVGAEHLVVVAHGTDPKIAQLCPKASILTVPRDDLSGFDGVRGRMLNGIQAGLAEVYDWVIRTDADELICLDPTKHDGLDSVFAQQKGQALFAAGLEVVQTDEGTFAVFSGHYSKAWAVRGGVAMKRHGVQVRPRQVAQFEYVLPEGVFLAHLKFANRDALAETNLHRAEVASGHGDGLPGKAWKNPGHEARKVQTQVMRMETVDWNTAARMAQAELTAGPTVDEKIGLVRSRSFKLDRKCALPDWFPVLD, from the coding sequence ATGAAGATATGTGCAATCACGATGGTTTACCGCGATTACTGGGCGCTGGCGCAGTGGTATCACCATTACACCGCGCTGGTGGGGGCCGAGCATCTGGTTGTGGTCGCCCATGGAACCGATCCGAAGATCGCGCAGCTTTGCCCCAAGGCCAGTATCCTGACCGTGCCGCGCGACGATCTGTCCGGATTTGACGGGGTGCGCGGGCGGATGCTGAACGGGATCCAGGCAGGATTGGCCGAGGTATACGACTGGGTAATCCGCACCGATGCCGACGAACTGATATGCCTTGATCCGACCAAACACGACGGGTTGGACAGTGTTTTCGCACAACAGAAAGGGCAGGCGCTGTTCGCGGCAGGGCTGGAGGTGGTGCAGACCGATGAAGGTACATTCGCCGTGTTCTCGGGGCACTACAGCAAGGCATGGGCGGTGCGGGGCGGGGTTGCGATGAAACGCCACGGGGTGCAGGTGCGGCCACGGCAAGTGGCGCAGTTCGAGTATGTACTGCCCGAAGGGGTGTTTCTGGCGCACCTGAAATTTGCCAACCGCGATGCACTGGCCGAGACCAATTTGCACCGCGCCGAGGTCGCGTCAGGCCACGGTGACGGATTGCCCGGCAAAGCATGGAAAAACCCCGGCCACGAGGCACGCAAGGTGCAGACCCAAGTGATGCGCATGGAGACAGTGGACTGGAACACGGCAGCACGCATGGCGCAGGCCGAGTTGACCGCGGGGCCGACGGTGGACGAAAAGATCGGGCTGGTGCGCTCGCGGTCCTTCAAGCTGGATCGCAAATGCGCCCTGCCGGATTGGTTTCCGGTACTGGATTGA
- the cueR gene encoding Cu(I)-responsive transcriptional regulator — protein sequence MNISQVSSASGLPAKTIRYYEDIGLIRPARSANGYRAFSEQDTHKLAFLSRARSLGFSIEDCRTLLALWEDRSRASGDVRKLATDHLAEIDRKLAELSEMRDTLAHLVQCCAGDDRPDCPIIDSLAKS from the coding sequence GTGAATATTTCCCAAGTTTCCAGCGCCTCTGGCCTGCCGGCCAAAACGATCCGCTACTACGAGGACATCGGCCTGATCCGACCGGCCCGCAGCGCCAACGGCTATCGCGCCTTTTCCGAGCAGGACACCCACAAGCTGGCGTTTCTGTCGCGGGCGCGCTCGCTGGGGTTTTCGATCGAAGACTGCCGCACCCTGCTGGCCCTGTGGGAAGACCGCAGCCGTGCCAGCGGTGATGTGCGCAAGCTGGCCACGGATCATCTGGCCGAGATTGATCGCAAGCTGGCCGAACTGTCCGAAATGCGCGACACGCTGGCCCATCTGGTGCAGTGCTGCGCAGGCGACGACCGCCCCGATTGCCCGATTATCGACAGTCTGGCAAAGAGTTGA
- the gndA gene encoding NADP-dependent phosphogluconate dehydrogenase: MVQQNTRAQIGVYGLGTMGSALALNLADHGFDVAVSNREADWIDNFLPEADGLAGTVTGHADLAGFVQAIAAPRTILFMIPSTKPMDQMIDAIKPLLSKGDTIIDGGNADFNDTRRRSKALDGTGIHFVGMGVSGGEEGARHGPSMMVGGSKHAWAQLKPMAEAIAATFQGDPCVAHLGPDGAGHFVKTVHNGIEYADMQMIAELYGLMRDKAGMDAGRIGQVFDGWRAGPLASYLIEITATALASTDAATGCPVVDVIRDQAGQKGTGRWTLIEALNMGQSASTIEAAVGARGWSSEGDARRAAQDLLDPAAQPAGMPDVDDMENALLAARILGHAQGFRVLSAASQEFGWDLDLARIAEIWRAGCIIRSALLDEFAAAVRGGLPHGHLILAPAMRKRLAEALPGLRRVVASAALVGQPMPALFAALAWHDTMALGRGTANMIQAQRDYFGAHGFERMDQDGVHHGDWLR, from the coding sequence ATGGTGCAGCAGAATACTCGGGCACAGATCGGCGTTTACGGTCTGGGCACAATGGGCAGCGCGCTGGCGCTCAACCTTGCCGATCACGGCTTTGACGTGGCGGTATCCAACCGCGAGGCCGATTGGATCGATAACTTCCTGCCCGAGGCCGACGGACTTGCCGGCACGGTCACCGGCCACGCCGATCTGGCCGGTTTTGTTCAGGCCATCGCCGCCCCGCGCACCATTTTGTTCATGATCCCATCGACCAAACCGATGGACCAGATGATCGACGCGATCAAGCCGCTGTTGTCCAAAGGCGATACCATCATTGACGGCGGCAATGCCGATTTCAACGACACACGGCGGCGCAGCAAGGCGCTGGATGGCACCGGCATCCACTTTGTCGGGATGGGCGTGTCGGGGGGTGAAGAGGGCGCGCGTCATGGTCCTTCGATGATGGTCGGCGGGTCCAAACATGCGTGGGCGCAGCTCAAGCCGATGGCCGAAGCGATTGCTGCCACGTTTCAGGGTGATCCCTGCGTTGCCCACCTTGGCCCTGACGGCGCGGGTCATTTCGTCAAGACGGTCCACAACGGCATCGAATATGCCGACATGCAGATGATCGCCGAATTGTATGGCCTGATGCGTGACAAGGCAGGCATGGATGCGGGCCGGATCGGTCAGGTCTTTGATGGCTGGCGCGCGGGTCCGCTGGCCTCGTATCTCATCGAGATCACCGCCACGGCGCTGGCCTCGACCGATGCGGCGACGGGTTGCCCCGTTGTGGATGTGATCCGCGATCAGGCGGGCCAAAAGGGGACAGGCCGCTGGACCCTGATCGAAGCGTTGAACATGGGGCAAAGCGCCTCGACCATCGAGGCGGCAGTGGGCGCGCGCGGCTGGTCGTCCGAGGGCGACGCCCGCCGTGCGGCGCAGGATTTGCTGGATCCCGCAGCGCAGCCTGCCGGAATGCCGGACGTGGATGACATGGAAAACGCCCTGTTGGCCGCGCGCATCCTTGGCCACGCCCAAGGGTTTCGCGTGCTGTCGGCTGCCTCGCAAGAGTTCGGCTGGGATCTTGACCTTGCCCGTATTGCCGAGATCTGGCGGGCGGGGTGCATCATCCGCTCGGCCCTGCTGGACGAATTTGCCGCCGCCGTGCGCGGGGGGCTGCCTCATGGTCATCTGATCCTTGCGCCCGCGATGCGCAAGCGACTGGCAGAGGCGTTGCCGGGGCTGCGGCGTGTGGTGGCATCGGCAGCGCTTGTTGGTCAGCCGATGCCTGCGCTTTTCGCCGCGCTGGCATGGCACGACACGATGGCGCTGGGCCGTGGTACGGCCAACATGATTCAGGCGCAGCGGGATTATTTCGGCGCGCACGGGTTCGAGCGGATGGATCAGGACGGTGTCCATCACGGCGATTGGCTGCGTTAA
- a CDS encoding GcrA family cell cycle regulator, which produces MSWTDDRVELLKKMWGEGQSASQIAKELGGVTRNAVIGKVHRLGLSNRAGTGTTAKAEPKAKPAPKTEAKPKMEAAAKPRPKAEPKPQEEPVPETRLAVMPARAKIIPAGQPLPPQPSANEISPEALAKVSEIEKKAKRLSLMELTERTCKWPVGDPATEDFWFCGLPVQAGKPYCEAHVGVAFQPMSSRRDRRR; this is translated from the coding sequence ATGTCCTGGACAGACGACCGTGTTGAACTTCTGAAAAAGATGTGGGGCGAGGGCCAGTCGGCCAGCCAGATCGCCAAGGAACTTGGCGGCGTGACCCGCAACGCCGTAATCGGCAAGGTCCACCGTCTGGGCCTGTCGAACCGTGCCGGGACCGGCACAACGGCCAAAGCCGAGCCCAAGGCCAAGCCTGCGCCCAAAACCGAGGCCAAGCCCAAGATGGAAGCCGCAGCAAAGCCGAGGCCCAAAGCCGAGCCAAAGCCGCAAGAAGAGCCCGTGCCGGAAACCCGTCTTGCGGTGATGCCTGCCCGCGCCAAAATCATTCCAGCAGGCCAGCCCCTGCCACCGCAGCCCTCGGCCAACGAAATCAGCCCCGAGGCGCTGGCCAAAGTCAGCGAGATCGAGAAAAAGGCCAAGCGCCTGAGCCTGATGGAACTGACCGAACGCACCTGCAAATGGCCTGTGGGTGACCCTGCGACCGAAGATTTCTGGTTTTGTGGCTTGCCGGTTCAGGCGGGCAAACCCTATTGCGAAGCTCACGTGGGCGTGGCGTTCCAACCGATGTCGTCGCGGCGCGACCGTCGGCGCTGA
- a CDS encoding aspartate aminotransferase family protein encodes MIPSVLPTYSRAPLSFVKGEGAWLIEADGTRYLDLGAGIAVNVLGHANPTLVRALTDQAQALWHTSNLYQIPQQQALADKLVEATFADTVFFTNSGTEACELAVKMARKYWYDKDQKDRVEIITFSGSFHGRSAAGIAAAGSEKMVKGFGPVLGGFVHVDWGDHEALTAAITDKTAAILIEPVQGEGGIRPLPDQCLKGLRDLCDEHGILLVLDEVQCGVGRTGKLFAHEWSGITPDIMMVAKGIGGGFPLGAVLATEDAASGMTAGTHGSTYGGNPLGCAVGCAVMDIVSDPAFLAEVNRKSGLLRQKLEGLVASHPDVFESVRGSGMMLGIKCKMPNTDVVAAGYKARVITVPAADNVIRLLPPLNLTDDDIAEAVTRLDAAAASLC; translated from the coding sequence ATGATCCCCTCCGTTTTGCCGACCTATTCCCGTGCTCCTCTGAGCTTTGTCAAAGGCGAAGGCGCCTGGCTGATCGAGGCGGACGGCACACGATATCTCGACCTTGGGGCAGGGATTGCGGTGAACGTACTGGGCCACGCCAACCCGACGCTGGTCAGGGCGCTGACCGATCAGGCACAGGCGCTGTGGCATACCTCGAACCTTTACCAGATTCCGCAGCAACAGGCATTGGCGGACAAGTTGGTGGAGGCGACCTTTGCCGATACGGTGTTTTTCACCAACTCGGGCACCGAGGCCTGCGAACTGGCCGTCAAGATGGCGCGCAAGTACTGGTACGACAAAGACCAGAAAGACCGGGTCGAGATTATCACCTTTTCCGGTTCTTTCCACGGGCGCTCCGCCGCAGGTATCGCGGCGGCCGGCTCGGAGAAGATGGTCAAGGGCTTCGGTCCGGTCCTTGGCGGATTTGTCCACGTCGACTGGGGCGATCACGAGGCGCTGACTGCGGCAATCACCGACAAGACAGCGGCGATCCTGATCGAACCCGTGCAGGGCGAAGGCGGCATCCGCCCGCTGCCCGACCAGTGCCTGAAAGGGCTGCGTGATCTGTGTGACGAACACGGCATCCTGCTTGTTCTGGACGAAGTGCAATGCGGCGTGGGCCGCACGGGCAAGTTGTTTGCGCACGAATGGTCCGGCATCACCCCCGACATCATGATGGTCGCCAAAGGCATCGGCGGTGGCTTTCCTCTGGGGGCTGTGCTGGCCACAGAAGACGCTGCATCTGGCATGACGGCAGGCACACACGGATCGACCTATGGCGGCAACCCGTTGGGCTGCGCCGTGGGTTGTGCCGTTATGGACATCGTCTCCGACCCTGCCTTTCTGGCCGAGGTGAACCGTAAATCCGGTCTGTTGCGCCAGAAGCTCGAAGGGTTGGTTGCCAGCCACCCAGACGTCTTCGAATCCGTGCGCGGTTCGGGCATGATGCTGGGCATCAAATGCAAGATGCCCAACACCGACGTCGTCGCCGCAGGCTACAAGGCTCGCGTCATTACAGTGCCCGCAGCCGATAACGTGATCCGCTTGCTGCCTCCGCTCAACCTCACTGACGACGACATCGCCGAGGCTGTCACCCGTCTCGATGCCGCAGCTGCCAGCCTGTGCTGA
- the argF gene encoding ornithine carbamoyltransferase, translating into MKHFLDIHTTDPSELRSIIDTGRAIKDARAGRPKGTPDDDQPLAGHMVALIFEKPSTRTRVSFDVGVRQMGGQTMLLSGADMQLGHGETIADTARVLSRYVDLIMIRTFEEATLLEMAEHATVPVINGLTNRTHPCQIMADIMTFEEHSGPIKGRKVVWSGDGNNVFASFAHAAKQFDFELVFTGPETLQPEAALNGLYTTERDPNKAVQGADLVVTDTWVSMHDPQSARERRHNQLRGYQVNSALMSKAKPDALFMHCLPAHRDDEATSEVMDGPHSVIFDEAENRLHAQKAVMRWCLGK; encoded by the coding sequence ATGAAACACTTTCTTGATATCCACACCACCGACCCGTCCGAACTGCGCAGCATCATCGACACAGGCCGCGCCATCAAGGATGCGCGCGCTGGCCGCCCCAAGGGCACGCCCGACGACGATCAACCGCTGGCGGGCCACATGGTTGCGCTGATCTTTGAAAAACCGTCCACCCGCACCCGCGTCAGCTTTGACGTCGGCGTGCGCCAGATGGGCGGGCAGACGATGCTGCTGTCAGGGGCCGACATGCAGTTGGGCCACGGTGAAACCATCGCGGACACCGCCCGCGTGCTGTCGCGTTATGTTGATCTTATCATGATCCGCACCTTTGAAGAGGCCACCCTGCTGGAAATGGCCGAACACGCCACCGTGCCGGTCATCAACGGTCTGACCAACCGCACACACCCTTGTCAGATCATGGCCGACATCATGACCTTCGAAGAACATTCCGGCCCCATCAAGGGCCGCAAGGTCGTCTGGTCGGGTGATGGCAACAACGTCTTCGCCTCCTTTGCCCACGCGGCCAAGCAATTCGATTTCGAACTGGTCTTCACCGGTCCCGAAACCCTGCAACCCGAGGCCGCGTTGAACGGCCTTTACACCACCGAACGCGATCCGAACAAAGCGGTCCAAGGCGCCGATCTGGTGGTCACCGACACTTGGGTGTCGATGCATGACCCGCAATCCGCGCGTGAGCGTCGCCACAACCAGTTGCGCGGCTATCAGGTCAACTCCGCCCTGATGTCCAAGGCCAAACCCGACGCGCTGTTCATGCACTGCCTGCCCGCTCACCGCGACGACGAGGCGACGTCCGAGGTCATGGACGGCCCGCACTCGGTCATCTTCGACGAGGCAGAAAACCGCCTGCACGCGCAAAAAGCCGTCATGCGCTGGTGTCTGGGCAAATGA